Below is a genomic region from Castanea sativa cultivar Marrone di Chiusa Pesio chromosome 2, ASM4071231v1.
GGAGAAGTGCATCACAAGTATTTGTGCGATCATAGAATTCCTATTAAgttaaatggaaaattttattagattgCTATACTACCAGCTATTCTCTATAATAATGAATATTAAGTGGTTTGAAAGCAACATATTCATAAAACGAGTGTAGCtaaaatgagaatgttaagatggataagtggaaatataaataaaaataggatTCGAAATAAGGAAATTAGCTTGAAGATAGGGATAGCctttattgatgaaaagatgagagagagtTACTTGAGATAGTTTAGTTATGTTTAGAGAAGAACACCTAATacaccaataaaaaatagtaagttGATCCAAACTCAgtgaatgaaaaaaagaagaggaataccaaaaatcacattagtaaaagtgataaaaaaaattacatgaaaattAAAGAAGTAACTAGAATATGACATAAGATAAAATAGAATGGAGGAAACATAAAATACATGTGGCTAACTCTAACTAATTTGTTAATGATTCATAGACTTCAAAATTTTAGGACTAAGACTTGTTTAGATGCAATTTTggttacaaaaaataaattattaaaaaaatagataaataataaagatGGCCATGTTTATTCCAGAACAAGTGCAaagaatatttgaaaaaaaaaaatatatatatatatatatatatatatatcaataaaccTTATTAATGATTTCCAGAATCAAGAAAAGTTACTTATATGTGTTAGGTTAAAATCACCAAGTAGGGGCGTTATTAAAATTAATGTAGACGTTGTTGTGGGTTTGAATCACTCAATTACTAGTTACTACTGTTCTATTGTGACTGAAAATTTGAGAAGGGAGTTGGTTTTTGCTTGCTCCAAAAGAGTGACAACCGCCCTTCCTTTCCAAGCAAGCAGAGGCTGAAGCACTGCGATGGGCGGTTTTCATGTCAATTGATAAAGGTTTTGGCTCAATTGTTTTGGAAGGAGACTCTCATTCATTTGTTACCTGGCTATTTATGCCTTCCAGATTCCATTATTCCTTGGAGAATTAGGACTATCGTTCAAGATATTTCTCTTATGGTCTCTCATTTTCAGAATATATCTTTTAGTTGGGTCTCTAGAGTTACAAATGGTATGGTGCGGCTCATTGTTTTGCAAAATGGTCTTTGACGTGTAATTTTGGGGGGTCTTTGGGGGTTGATTTTTGTCCTCCTTGCTTGGAGGCTGCGCCTCCGGAGAAGGACGCTGGTCCTTTGTAGTGTGttgtatattttttgtttgttgacgagaaaaatcatttttaatattattttccttttccatgttaaaatttaaaatcctaTGAAGATCATGTAATCCCTAATTACTTTTCTAAAAGCCCGCTAACCTATTGCTTGTATGAATTTTTTGAACCTTTAAGATTTTTCAATCATTTCCCTATTGTACTAGGACAAAGATGGAGTCTAGTGCATAAATTTGGTCATATGACAAGTGTTTGACACGTATTTATATTTCAATAAGTCTAATGCATAGGAGCACTAAATCCAAGCACACTTGCCACGTATTCACATCTCAATAAGTCTAGTGCATAAAAGCACACCCAAGCCAATTCTTCTGTGCTAATGCTTCAGGCTGAGTTTTAGAGCTCTTTTAAGCAGCTTAGCTTGCATTTTGTACTGGTTAAGGCATTAATATTCAGCTCTCAAAAAAACTTTTTAGCCAAATTATTGAAGAACCATGTAGTCAAgagttattattaaaataattataaataaataaatacaaaaaaaaaaaaatccaggtTTGACTCTTCAATTCTACTATTCAAATATGTTTGCAAAATGTTACAATATTCAACAAGTTTGATAGCTCCCTTTaacattttgtaaaacttttttcttttaaaccaAACTTTATGCCAcatctttcttaaaaaaaaaaaaaaaaaaaaaaacagaatttatgacaaatattttaattcaaTGTATAAGAAGATCACTCGTTTGATCGAATATGCTACTAATCAGTTTTGACCTCTTATTCTAGTATGTTAAAGAAATATATAgggtgtattttattttattttatttttctttatgggATGAGAGATAGAAAGGGCATATTAGTTAAAAAGAAAGTGACTTTTTCCTCtaaaattttgaaggaaaattttaaagtttaaacttgtTGCGAATTTGCGATTGCTCTTATGTCTTCATTGAATAGGCCGCCCCCTCAGATTTCTATTGAATCAGCCAAGTCGCATTGTTGACAACTAGGCATAACACAACTCCCCGTGACCTTGGGGAAATCTTTAGTAATGAAAAGAACACATCAAAGTTCAAAGAGCCTTCTACGTGGCCTGGGGGTGTCAACCAATTATAAATGAtttaatgtagtttttttttctttaggccGCGGCGGTGTGTTTCCAAAAAAAGACAtgattttgtcttttataaaccaTGACAATCTAAACACTCCATCATTGTCTATTAAAACTCACAAATATAACAACTTAAACAAAGAGATAAGCTTTgaacaaaaacaactaaaaagtgaaaacaatATTTATGAGAGGATTCAAAGTAACAAGTACCAAAGAAAGGTTCTCCGTTGGTGGTTTATTTATATGATATGGACGGGAGTAATTCTTGAGTACTTCTGGAGTATGAAGAATAATGTTTTTTTCTCGAACATTCATAATAATGTCCatttattaaattcatggtggagtcCACCATGAACGTGAGAGGAAGGAGCATCATTTTTCCGTACTCCAAGAGTGTCTAAGAATTTTCTGACAAAACAGAGCATGTAGAATGTCACGGCTAATAAAGTCCAGTATTTAAAATGGCAAAATTAAGAACTCCTGGAGACACAAGGATGGATAATCTAATAGAATTGTGATATGCCATTTTATGCACTTACAGCTGTTACAACAATTCTACACAATTGATCTACATTATTGACTCCCAGATGTTTTCCAGAATCTCTTCCCCTAAACTTCTAAAATACTACACACAAGTTGTAAACGAAAAGAGGCTTACCAGTTACCTGGTTTCAATTGCATAAGTTTCAGAGCCTCTTAGGAATGAGCGGCGCCACCAAATCTGAAAGGCTTTGCTTAGATTAGGGCATTCAGTGCCATGCTTGGAGAAACACCGAAACCATTCCATAAATAGCATATACTGCTGCTTCATAGGAAGAGTAAGGAGTGTCTGACCCATAGCTTCCTCCAATGCCTTCATGTCAAGCCCTTTTCTGCATCTCTGCAGCCAACCAAAGTCCAATAACATTGGGCCAAACCATGCCAGGAGAAGTCCTGATCTTGATTCTGACCGGCAATGCAGTTTTCTGGTCCCCATTGCAATGAATAGGAGTGCCGAAACCCTGCTAAGCTCATACCTGACCATTGGAGACACATTCTCATGCATCTTAATCAGTTCACCCTGATCTGCCCACATATCCACAAACTCCTCAGCCATTTGCCTATCAAGAAGGATTTCTAGCAACCAGTTGATGTTATCAACTTCTCTTGAGATTCGTTCAATCAAGGGCCTGCCCTTTTCCTTCTTGGCCAATTTCTCACTGGGAATAGTGTCAGAAGCCTCCTCAAACAAGCAGACAATCGAACTCAGACAGGACTGGCAAACACTGTATAGATCTTCCTTATTGATGTCAGCATGGTCCTTCTCATAGACTGAACTTCTGCACAGGAGACCCTTTACTAAAGGTTTTAGCTCATTCCTAGCATTAGCATCAGTGCAACTGGTGATAGACCAAACAATCTGTCTAGCTAAATGTTGTTGGGAATCTACTGAGTTACGAGAGTACAGTCTGGCCAAAATATCTCTAGTTGTTACATCATCGAACTTAAATCTTGAAAACAGGATCCTCAGtttctcctcttcttcctcaGTCCAAGGAACAGCCTCAAGGTACTTTAAACAGGACAAAACTCCCTTGGTGAACATTATACCTGCTGATACCTAGTAATAATAAGAGAAGACATTGTTAAAGAGGCACACAACTATTATTACAGATCCCATAGTTCACAATTCACAGAAGCTTTCTTAGTTAACACCATCGTTTCAATTCAAAGAagtcctctttctctctctccaattaattttatatatctcTTAGAACAGATCCATCAAATTGATAAAGTCTAATTCTCAACTGCAAAATTGTTActaccttttaaaaataaaaaaaataaaaaaaattagatatgcAATTGAGAAAAAGCAATTGGTACCTCCACGCTCTACAATGAGGTGAACACAGTAATCATGCAGGGCATCATACTACCGACATGAGTAGAGAAAATAAATGACCAAGATGTGCATAGACAGCAATTTCCAGGGAAAGAAACCTCAAATCACATTAGAGGACCAACTTCCTTATGTACACACttcctaatttttaatattaatatttagaCCTAATACCTATGCCAATCCTACCTACCACTGATACATCCCCTGTGGGTAGATTTACTTTGAACTTATCTAAACCCCCTACCCAACCATCCAACCAAAAGAAGTAAAAAGAAAGCAGTATTGATCTCAttgtaacaaaaataatcaataatgtGTGAGGATAAGGACGCTTCTATAGCTTATGTCCACGTATTTCAAGAGAAGAGAGCAAACAATGGAACCTTAGTTTCTTTAGAGCATTCCAAGATTGGGAGTTAGAGCTGATGGATTCTTTGTTCGAGTTTGTGTGTTCTAATTATCCCTTAGGTGGAAGGTCGTATTGGAGGTTAGAAAATCTGATTGAAGTTCTCGTTATAATGCTTTGCAAGGGTTTACAGGTGTAACGTCCATGGGAAAGTATATAGGGCGTTGAAGCACCATGGAGCATTGCTTTCTTTGTATGGTCAGCAGCTTTAGTGGATTCTGATAGTGGGGGAAGATCATGATTGGTATGGTATGTGTAAAACTAGCATAGAATTGATGGACTGGACAGTTTAATAACTCACCATAGAAGACTGCTTGGGAGTTGTGGGCCTTGTTGTTTTCTCCTTTTGGGTTGCATTGTGGATTATTGAAATACTTGCTAGTTGGAGGGAGAAGTTTTGGAGTCTTTTAACAGGAAAATATTGGA
It encodes:
- the LOC142626142 gene encoding BTB/POZ domain-containing protein At2g13690 codes for the protein MSGSTRRKPGSWSRRESQARRRSWCCSFTVPPSSPENLSLSRSHSHPKTLSSKPTNSSVPNSPLSTKSGLSLVGRTRIDPRRILSPGRVSPIDSDPTVHSIIQEEIITAVDSSLPDPKPESFRAPPEISDKEATVYDVRLNLRGKTGGGCLVLELNSQVLSTSSEVFAGLISEFKRNGSSSSKMCRIEVPEVENLGVFRETIELMFEDDIPKRLSKIGVYRSIDILEVSAGIMFTKGVLSCLKYLEAVPWTEEEEEKLRILFSRFKFDDVTTRDILARLYSRNSVDSQQHLARQIVWSITSCTDANARNELKPLVKGLLCRSSVYEKDHADINKEDLYSVCQSCLSSIVCLFEEASDTIPSEKLAKKEKGRPLIERISREVDNINWLLEILLDRQMAEEFVDMWADQGELIKMHENVSPMVRYELSRVSALLFIAMGTRKLHCRSESRSGLLLAWFGPMLLDFGWLQRCRKGLDMKALEEAMGQTLLTLPMKQQYMLFMEWFRCFSKHGTECPNLSKAFQIWWRRSFLRGSETYAIETR